ATTAAGCCTTGGCGGTTTGATGTTGCCAGAAATAAGTCATTGGAGTTAGTACCCAAAGATGCAGATATTTGTGTTTGCACCGATTTAGATGAAGTGTTTGAAAAAGGCTGGCGGCAAAAGCTTGAAAATGCCTGGCAAAAGGATATAAAACAGGCTAGATATCAATACAACTGGAGTCTTGATGAAAAAAACAGACCTG
This DNA window, taken from Clostridia bacterium, encodes the following:
- a CDS encoding glycosyltransferase, with product MSAKYKIVVYAIAKDEEQFVDRWVDSMSEADEIIVLDTGSQDNTIFKLKRKGVKVFKKKIKPWRFDVARNKSLELVPKDADICVCTDLDEVFEKGWRQKLENAWQKDIKQARYQYNWSLDEKNRP